The genomic DNA GCTCATAGTCAGCACCTAGCATGCCGACCGGACGCGAAGGTCCGGAAGACGAGACGTCGCCGGGGCCTGTGACGTACGCGTGGCCGACGTTCAGCTCCGAGATGAACTCGGCGATGACCCAGTTGACGTCTTCGCGTGTGACGCAATCGGCGAGCATCGATGCGTAGCGGTTACGCATCGCGTCCCAGTCCACGCCGTGGAGCGTCGGCTCGTAGAAGAAGTCACGCTGGAGTCGGTACACATCCGTGAAGATCTGGCTCCACTCCTTGCGAGGATCGATCTGCATCCAGAGGTTGTTCACGGGCGGATTCGAGGACTTGCCGCCTCCTGCCGCGGGATCCATGATGGTGATGTTCCCGCCACCCCTCCAAACGATGAGCTTCTTGCGATCCGCCGAGAGCGCGAACGACGCGGCACCGCTCGTGACAGTCTTCTCTTCCTTCGACTCGTCGGCGAGGTCGTAGATCTTGATGGACCAGGGGTCCTGTCCTCCACGACCCGGTCCGCGGGCGTAGATCAGCTTGTTGTCCTCGGTGACGGCCATCGCACCGAAGTTGCCCGAGCCGACAGGTAGCTGGATAGCGCGCTGTTCAAGACCGTCGAGCTCGATCTTGAGAGCTTCCTTCTTCTCGTCTTTCTTCTCAGCGTCCTTCGTGTCGTCGTCCTTGTCCGCCTCCTTGGAGTCTGCGGACTTTGGCGCGGCCTTCGACTCGCGGGTCATCGTGACCGGCCCGGATTGGTCGCCACCCGTCCATGTGCCGGAGAACGACTCGCCCTTCACGGTTCCTGAAATGGTGCCGGCCTCGCCGTCGGGCGTCCGGATCGAGATCGTGAGCATGCCGGAGGTCTTGTCGAATGAGCCGCCGGTGACAGGCATCGTGCCCATGGCGCTCACGATGCTGCCGCTGAGTGAACCGTCTGGATTCAGCGTCAAATTGAGCGCGAACGGGAGGTTGATCTTCTGTCCGTTCTCTCCCGGGATCTCTGCGAAACCCTGCCAAGACCCGGAGAGCCCGTCATCGGCAGCGGACTCGCCGTTGCCGGCCGACTTTCCATCCTTCTTCTCCGAATCCTTGGCGTCCTTCGCCTCGGACTTCTTGTCGAGCTTGATTGTCTCCTCGTCGCTCTTCACGGCCCACGGGTTCTTCACGTCGGTCCGGAGCGGCACGGCGAGAAGCACCTGTGTACCGGAGTAGATGAACGTCGTGTCCAGATCGCTGTAGATCGGAGCCGAGAATGTCCGAGTGGAACGCATGAAGAGCCAGTCACCCTTGGCGTCGAAGGTAGGAGCCGAGCATGAGGTCATCTCGCTCGTCACCTTGTGCTTCTCGCCCGTGACCACATTGAAGAGCCACACGCAGTTATTGCGGTTGTTCTCGTCGGAACGCTCATACGCAAGCCAGGTAGAGTCATGGGAGAAGGACTTCCAGACGGATGCCGCCCATGGATCCCGATCAATCTCGGCGGTCTCGCCCGTTGCGATGTTCGTCAGGAAGAGAGCACCTCCCTTGTCTGTGAACGCGATGTGCTTGGAATCGGGTGACCACAGTGGGCTATAGCGGAACCCGGCCCCAAGCGACGTGAGTTTGCGGGGCTCGGCAGCACCTGTCGAGTTCCCGCTCTCTGCGGCTTCGCCGTCTTTGGAGGCCTTGTCGTTCTTCGTGTCTGGAGGAGTCGCGTCAGACTGACGCAGCCAGAGCTCGTACTCGCCGGATTCGTCGGAGAAGTAGGCGATCCAACGCCCGTCGGGTGACCAGGACGGATCACGCTCGAAGATTCCGTCCGTGCGGGTGAGGTTGCGCGTCACGCCCTCCTTTGCCGGGATCGACCAGATGTCGCCTCTGGACTCGACAGCGACGCGCTTGCCGGAGTGTGAGATCGACGCACCGCGCGTCAGCCCCGAGGCGTCAACCGTGCGGTTGCGCAGCGTCGGGCGATCTCCCGGAATCGTGACCTTCACGACGGCATCCTTGCCCGTGTCCAGATCAAGCAGGCGTAACTCCGAGCCATGCTGGAAGACGATCTCGCCCTTCCCGTTCGGGCCGGGACCGATCGACGGCCATCGCACGTCGAACTCTGTGAACTTTGTCACCTGCGTGGATGCGCCCGTGCCGAGGTTGTACGACCAGATGTTGAGTCGATGCTCTGGACCTCGATCGGAGAGGAAGTAAACGACCTTTCCATCGCCGCCCGGAACCCACATCGGGATCGTGTCGGTGCCCTCCCAGTCGGTGATGCGCTTCGAGGAGTTGTCCTTGAGATTGAAGAGCCAGACATCGGTCGCCATGCCGCCCCGGTAGCGCTTCCACGTCCGCGTATCTGTGCTATGGGGCGTGTACGCCAGCCACGTGCCGTCCGGACTGATGGAGCCGAATCCTGCATACGGCACCGGAAGGTGCGTCGGAAGCCCACCCTCAGCGGGAACCTTCAGGAGCTGGGTCTGACGCGGCAGCCCCGCAAATCCATTCCCCATGAACAGCAGCGAGCCATCGGGATTCCAATCCGCGAGGTTCTCAGCACCGGGGTGATGCGTCACGCGCCGCGCCGGAGTCCCCGCAAGCGATGAGTCGAGATCGACGATGTAGAGATCCCTCCCCCCGTCGTAGTTGCCGACAAAGGCGATCGACTTGCCATCCGCGGAGAACTTCGGGAACGCCTCTTGTCCGGGTGGGTTGGCGACGGGGCTGGCAAGGCCGCCTGTGCGGGGAACGATCCAGATGTCGTTCGCATAGACAAAGCAGATATGCGACTTGCTCACATCAGGCCAACGCAGCATCGAACCAGACGGCGTGATATCCGCGGCGGCGCCCGAAGCGGCGATCGCACCGATGGCGGTGCCGGCGAGGAAGGCGATGACAGAGACTGCTCCACGAGAGTTTCGGACGATCGACACGATGGATGCTCCTTGGCTATGGACGTCCGACCTCTGGACGTCCAGCACTGAGGCGCGGCAAGCGCCCATGAGGTGACCCGATCCCGGATCCCGAGGACTCGGGGGAGAGAGTGTACCGGGTGGCAGGTACACGGATTCCGAATCCGGACTTTGTCCGGTCAATCACTGTCCTTGGTCGGCGATGTCGGGCTCGCGAGTTCCTGCTTCACCATCTCCACGACCCGGTCAAGGATGGCGTTCGGAACCGGAACCGTCAGGTTGTAGTGGGCGACTTTCCAAGTTCCGTTTCGGAGGACAGCGACACCGGAGCCCCGGCAAGGGCCCATGTTGGGCGTGTCCAGCACCTCGTCAAACCAGGCGATGGTCTCGTCGGGGGAGAGGTAGGTGTGGCGCTCGGTGACTTTGAAGGCCCAGGCTCGCCCGCGGTCGAAGTACGGCTTGGCCCAGGCGCGGAACTCGGTCGCGGTCCAGCGTTCCGTGGCGTCGGTACCCATGAAGATCGAATCGGCGTCGGCGAAGTGAGCGAAGTAGGCATCCTCATCGGCCCGCGCCGCTGCGTCGTGCCATGCGTCGAGCATCGACCCGACCTCGTTCTCGGGGGTGATCCCCGCAGCGAGGCGATCAAGACGGCGGATCGCATCGGCGATCCGATCAGGTGTGAACGACGGCAGCGCGTGGCCATCGCCTTCCACGACCTTGAGTGTGCACGCGATTCCGGCCGCTGCAAAGTCCGCAGCGAGCGGCTCCATGTCGGTTCTCCATCTCGTGTCCGTGCTTCCGACGTACATTGAGACAGGGATACTCTTCAGAGAGCCGAGCATGCGCGTGTGGGCCTCGCCCGACATCCACTCGCGAGGTGGCAGGCCCGGCATGATGAGAAGTCCTGCCACTCGCTCGGGATACTTGACAGCGAACTCGAACGCGGCCTTTGCGCCATTCTGAATGCCGACCACGACCGCTTGCTCAGTTGCAATCCCCGACACCGAAGACACGTGGTGCAAGACCTCTGCCATGGCCTCTACGC from Phycisphaeraceae bacterium includes the following:
- a CDS encoding PD40 domain-containing protein, whose amino-acid sequence is MSIVRNSRGAVSVIAFLAGTAIGAIAASGAAADITPSGSMLRWPDVSKSHICFVYANDIWIVPRTGGLASPVANPPGQEAFPKFSADGKSIAFVGNYDGGRDLYIVDLDSSLAGTPARRVTHHPGAENLADWNPDGSLLFMGNGFAGLPRQTQLLKVPAEGGLPTHLPVPYAGFGSISPDGTWLAYTPHSTDTRTWKRYRGGMATDVWLFNLKDNSSKRITDWEGTDTIPMWVPGGDGKVVYFLSDRGPEHRLNIWSYNLGTGASTQVTKFTEFDVRWPSIGPGPNGKGEIVFQHGSELRLLDLDTGKDAVVKVTIPGDRPTLRNRTVDASGLTRGASISHSGKRVAVESRGDIWSIPAKEGVTRNLTRTDGIFERDPSWSPDGRWIAYFSDESGEYELWLRQSDATPPDTKNDKASKDGEAAESGNSTGAAEPRKLTSLGAGFRYSPLWSPDSKHIAFTDKGGALFLTNIATGETAEIDRDPWAASVWKSFSHDSTWLAYERSDENNRNNCVWLFNVVTGEKHKVTSEMTSCSAPTFDAKGDWLFMRSTRTFSAPIYSDLDTTFIYSGTQVLLAVPLRTDVKNPWAVKSDEETIKLDKKSEAKDAKDSEKKDGKSAGNGESAADDGLSGSWQGFAEIPGENGQKINLPFALNLTLNPDGSLSGSIVSAMGTMPVTGGSFDKTSGMLTISIRTPDGEAGTISGTVKGESFSGTWTGGDQSGPVTMTRESKAAPKSADSKEADKDDDTKDAEKKDEKKEALKIELDGLEQRAIQLPVGSGNFGAMAVTEDNKLIYARGPGRGGQDPWSIKIYDLADESKEEKTVTSGAASFALSADRKKLIVWRGGGNITIMDPAAGGGKSSNPPVNNLWMQIDPRKEWSQIFTDVYRLQRDFFYEPTLHGVDWDAMRNRYASMLADCVTREDVNWVIAEFISELNVGHAYVTGPGDVSSSGPSRPVGMLGADYELVPASGDSPAAYRITKIHAGGIADTDARGPLSQLGVNAKVGDFLLAVNGQPIDTTRDPFAAFIGTAGRPTQITLSDKPVIDGTERVVLVTPIGDETNLRFRTWIDANRRYVHEKSGGRIGYIYVPNTGIDGQNELFRQFAGERGREALIIDERWNGGGQIPTRFIELLNRPALNYWARRDGKDWVWPPDAHNGPKCMLINGLAGSGGDMFPHLFKQVGLGKLIGTRTWGGLVGISGNPGLIDGGAISVPTFGFYETDGTWGIEGHGVDPDIEVIDDPALMVNGGDPQLDRAIDLMLSELQTKPYAPPARPKSPNRAGMGIAEEDK
- a CDS encoding nuclear transport factor 2 family protein, with amino-acid sequence MRFPFIPAALCALLACDSAPAFAQTPAETTIPYLVSLPADNPPDRQARVVLVMPPGTQSESIARITMDRVFGDALAAHGYVIAMPYVTDPRAKIGVEAMAEVLHHVSSVSGIATEQAVVVGIQNGAKAAFEFAVKYPERVAGLLIMPGLPPREWMSGEAHTRMLGSLKSIPVSMYVGSTDTRWRTDMEPLAADFAAAGIACTLKVVEGDGHALPSFTPDRIADAIRRLDRLAAGITPENEVGSMLDAWHDAAARADEDAYFAHFADADSIFMGTDATERWTATEFRAWAKPYFDRGRAWAFKVTERHTYLSPDETIAWFDEVLDTPNMGPCRGSGVAVLRNGTWKVAHYNLTVPVPNAILDRVVEMVKQELASPTSPTKDSD